A genome region from Deinococcus depolymerans includes the following:
- the bshA gene encoding N-acetyl-alpha-D-glucosaminyl L-malate synthase BshA — protein MKVAVLCHASAGGSGVVATELGLQVARAGHEVHFVGSAQPFRLGGHGGMRGPYFHQVSAYAYALFDQPYPELAAANTLTEVILEQGVELSHAHYAIPHATAAIHARAITGRTRVMTTLHGTDVTLVGLEPAFRHTTRHAIEKSDHVTAVSRYLAQHTREVFGVEREIEVIHNFVDSDRFVRVTDPAVRARFAHPDEALLVHVSNFRPVKRPEDVVQVFARVASEIPARLLMIGDGPERPRAVELAQQLGVIGRTHFLGSFPDVETVLGISDLFLLPSRQESFGLAALEAMSCEVPVVSSNAGGIPEVVEEGVTGFMADVGDVDTMADAALRILRNRDLYLQMGAAGRAAAVGRFHPSRIVPQYIRAYERTALGLTT, from the coding sequence ATGAAGGTCGCGGTGCTGTGTCACGCCAGCGCGGGCGGGTCGGGTGTGGTGGCGACCGAACTGGGCCTGCAGGTGGCCCGCGCGGGGCACGAGGTGCATTTCGTGGGCTCGGCGCAGCCGTTCCGGCTGGGTGGGCACGGCGGCATGCGCGGCCCGTACTTTCATCAGGTGAGCGCCTACGCGTACGCGCTGTTCGATCAGCCGTACCCGGAGCTGGCGGCCGCGAACACCCTGACCGAGGTGATCCTGGAGCAGGGAGTGGAACTGTCGCACGCGCACTACGCCATTCCGCACGCCACGGCGGCCATTCACGCGCGGGCCATCACGGGCCGGACGCGGGTGATGACCACGTTGCACGGCACGGACGTCACGCTGGTGGGGCTGGAACCCGCCTTCCGGCACACGACCCGGCACGCCATCGAGAAGAGTGACCACGTGACGGCCGTGTCCCGGTATCTGGCGCAGCACACGCGGGAGGTGTTCGGCGTGGAGCGCGAGATCGAGGTGATTCACAATTTCGTGGACAGTGACCGCTTCGTGCGGGTGACGGATCCGGCGGTGCGGGCGCGGTTCGCGCATCCGGACGAGGCGCTGCTGGTGCACGTGAGTAACTTCCGGCCGGTGAAACGCCCGGAGGATGTGGTGCAGGTGTTCGCGCGGGTGGCCAGTGAGATCCCGGCGCGGCTGCTGATGATCGGGGACGGTCCGGAGCGGCCGCGCGCCGTGGAACTGGCGCAGCAGCTCGGCGTGATCGGCCGCACGCACTTCCTGGGATCGTTCCCGGACGTGGAGACGGTCCTGGGCATCAGCGACCTGTTCCTGCTGCCCAGCCGGCAGGAGAGTTTCGGCCTGGCCGCGCTGGAAGCCATGAGCTGCGAGGTGCCGGTGGTTTCGTCGAACGCGGGGGGCATTCCCGAGGTCGTCGAGGAGGGCGTGACGGGGTTCATGGCGGACGTGGGGGACGTGGACACCATGGCGGACGCGGCGCTGCGGATCCTGCGCAACCGGGACCTGTACCTGCAGATGGGCGCGGCGGGCCGGGCGGCGGCGGTGGGGCGGTTTCATCCCAGCCGGATCGTGCCGCAGTACATCCGCGCCTACGAACGCACGGCGCTCGGCTTGACGACTTGA